The following coding sequences are from one Portunus trituberculatus isolate SZX2019 chromosome 32, ASM1759143v1, whole genome shotgun sequence window:
- the LOC123511975 gene encoding prolyl 4-hydroxylase subunit alpha-1-like, which yields MKLQQERWWWWWCVAAVMGGGWVGVVEGVAGVEELTRLHTLDGVITGLLRAHLHLHLPENHLPESPSQSTPPLAAHLPHLARVRRYVQEYIGDSTIILKEGKEEEERTWERAWEEGGVAGDPLRSLVVARRLAKDWPRLRDMAPSTLKDWKDIEVAVEGVEKALRMEAGKDIYLEALEESLAYLHHLYHLDALHLARGRHTNTPSHHHLASLRVEDLVGVGVAALEEEMYGPAVEWLTAAQHLINEDASQGVDSRALKRQRQHLSLLLQVAVAAHDNKLAAEGFEGQRGVYPYPLSKVPLKDQKAVEESKKPALPRQLPTDVTSLPSDHHALGYLCRGHSLRSARQEGRLRCRLSSRGSAWLTLMPVLEEDLSLDPPVVSFHRILSDAQLTTLKHLGAPIVCHMPATVQGVEGKQIARYRASHTAWLGGGIHPMVRSVNRLAAALTGLAVDEAAGEAEMLQINQYGAGGHYVPHMDFVALYRNIWEAGLLNHTLLQEHPQGDRIATLMFYMNDVPEGGRTVFPRLGVGVAPEKGSAIFWWNLLPSGKGDERTLHAACPVLSGTKWVSNVWIKYYPQVHHRPCVATTVRQ from the exons ATGAAATTGCagcaggagaggtggtggtggtggtggtgtgtggctgcaGTGATGGGTGGAGGATGGGTGGGCGTGGTGGAGGGCGTAGCAGGCGTAGAGGAACTGACACGCCTGCACACTCTGGATGGGGTTATCACGGGTCTACTACGGGcgcacctccaccttcacctgccTGAAAACCACCTGCCCGAGAGTCCATCCCAGTCCACCCCGCCCCTCGCCGCCCATCTGCCCCACCTGGCCCGCGTGAGAAG ATACGTTCAAGAATACATTGGAGACAGCACAATTATcctgaaggaggggaaggaggaggaggagaggacatgggagagggcgtgggaggagggaggcgtgGCTGGGGACCCCCTAAGAAGCTTGGTGGTGGCGCGGCGTCTGGCGAAGGACTGGCCTAGGTTGAGGGACATGGCGCCATCCACTTTGAAGGATTGGAAGG ACATCGAGGTGGCAGTGGAAGGGGTGGAGAAGGCGCTGAGGATGGAGGCAGGGAAAGACATCTACCTGGAGGCCCTGGAGGAGTCCTTAGCTTACCTCCACCACCTGTACCACCTAGACGCCCTCCACCTAGCACGGGGCCGCCACACTAACActcccagtcaccaccaccttgcat CGCTGCGTGTGGAGGACCTGGTTGGGGTGGGGGTGGCGGCGCTGGAGGAAGAAATGTATGGACCGGCGGTGGAGTGGCTGACGGCGGCACAGCACTTGATCAATGAAG aCGCAAGCCAAGGCGTGGACTCAAGAGCACTGAAGAGGCAGAGGCAACATCTGTCCCTGCTGTTACAAGTGGCTGTGGCAGCA CATGATAACAAACTGGCAGCAGAGGGATTCGAGGGGCAGAGGGGAGTCTATCCATACCCGCTATCCAAG GTGCCGCTCAAGGACCAGAAAGCCGTAGAGGAGAGTAAAAAACCAGCCCTACCCCGCCAGCTGCCCACCGACGTCACCTCCTTGCCTTCCGACCACCACGCGCTAGGCTATCTCTGTCGCGGCCATTCCCTCAGG AGTGCTAGGCAGGAGGGACGTCTTCGCTGTCGGTTATCATCTCGGGGCAGCGCCTGGCTCACCCTCATGCCCGTGCTGGAGGAAGACCTGAGCCTCGACCCGCCCGTTGTGTCCTTCCACCGCATCCTCTCCGACGCACAGCTCACCACACTCAAACACCTCGGCGCCCCTATTGTGTGTCac ATGCCGGCCACTGTGCAGGGCGTTGAGGGGAAGCAGATCGCTCGTTATCGCGCCTCCCACACCGCCTGGCTCGGGGGCGGGATACACCCCATGGTTCGCTCCGTCAACCGCCTCGCCGCGGCCCTCACAG GGCTGGCGGTGGACGAGGCAGCGGGGGAGGCGGAGATGCTGCAGATCAACCAGTATGGCGCTGGAGGCCATTACGTGCCACACATGGACTTTGTGGCACTCTACCGCAACATT TGGGAAGCAGGACTCCTCAACCACACCCTCCTTCAGGAACACCCACAAGGGGACCGCATCGCCACCCTCATGTTCTAC ATGAATGACGTGCCAGAGGGTGGGCGGACAGTTTTCCCCAGGCTAGGTGTGGGTGTGGCACCTGAGAAAGGCAGTGCCATCTTCTGGTGGAACTTGCTGCCATCAGGGAAGGGTGATGAACGCACACTGCACGCTGCCTGTCCTGTTCTGAGTGGCACCAAGTGGG TGAGCAACGTGTGGATCAAATATTACCCACAGGTGCACCACAGGCCATGTGTGGCTACCACAGTGAGGCAGTGA